A genome region from Mesorhizobium sp. B2-1-8 includes the following:
- a CDS encoding nicotinate-nucleotide--dimethylbenzimidazole phosphoribosyltransferase, which yields MTSALPFDDFRNLLDNLPAADLKAEARVRTLFAKADKPENSLGRVEDIAAWLAAWSGRAPPAVTRPLMAVFAGNHGVVRHGISPRPVAATANAVELCAAGGAAINQICIANDLGLKVFDLALHIPTGDITEEAALDERGCAATMAFGMEAIAGGTDLLCLGDLGVGNSTVAAALFAALFGDRGADWVGPGSGADAAMQVRKAEMVDAALALHGHHLEDPLEVLRRVGGREFAAIAGAILAARMQQIPVLLDGFAATAAAAVLHAANSAVLDHCLLASLSPEPAHARAAEHLGLRPLLDLGIGHGEGAGAALAAGLVKAAALTSSGMAAAVRG from the coding sequence ATGACCAGTGCACTGCCTTTCGACGATTTCCGCAACCTGCTGGACAATTTGCCGGCTGCCGACCTCAAAGCCGAGGCACGCGTGCGCACGCTGTTCGCCAAGGCCGACAAGCCGGAGAATTCGCTTGGTCGCGTCGAGGACATCGCCGCGTGGCTCGCGGCATGGAGCGGTCGCGCTCCGCCTGCCGTGACCAGGCCCTTGATGGCTGTCTTTGCCGGCAACCATGGCGTTGTCAGGCATGGCATTTCGCCGAGGCCCGTGGCGGCGACCGCCAACGCGGTCGAGCTTTGCGCCGCCGGCGGTGCGGCGATCAACCAGATCTGCATTGCCAACGACCTCGGTCTGAAGGTGTTCGATCTTGCCCTGCACATCCCGACCGGCGACATCACCGAGGAAGCCGCGCTCGATGAGCGCGGTTGCGCCGCCACCATGGCCTTCGGCATGGAGGCGATAGCCGGCGGCACCGACCTGCTTTGCCTCGGCGATCTCGGCGTCGGCAACTCCACCGTGGCCGCCGCGCTGTTCGCCGCGCTGTTCGGGGACAGGGGTGCCGACTGGGTTGGCCCGGGATCCGGCGCCGATGCGGCGATGCAGGTCCGCAAGGCGGAAATGGTCGATGCGGCGCTGGCGCTTCACGGCCACCATCTCGAAGACCCGCTAGAGGTGCTGCGCCGGGTCGGCGGCCGCGAGTTCGCGGCGATAGCCGGTGCAATCCTTGCCGCGCGGATGCAGCAGATACCGGTACTGCTCGATGGCTTCGCGGCAACGGCGGCCGCGGCGGTGCTGCATGCGGCGAATTCCGCAGTGTTGGACCATTGTCTTCTCGCCAGCCTGTCGCCCGAGCCCGCGCATGCAAGGGCCGCCGAGCACCTCGGATTGCGTCCGCTGCTCGACCTGGGCATCGGCCACGGCGAAGGTGCGGGAGCAGCCCTGGCA
- a CDS encoding DUF1289 domain-containing protein codes for MTAIESPCILVCSIDMKTGFCFGCGRTREEIGAWMGMTPDIRRSVMAELPARLETVERRPRRETRRTRMARERDAP; via the coding sequence ATGACGGCCATCGAATCTCCCTGCATCCTGGTCTGTTCGATCGATATGAAAACCGGATTCTGCTTCGGTTGCGGCCGCACGCGCGAGGAGATCGGCGCCTGGATGGGGATGACGCCGGACATACGCCGCAGCGTGATGGCCGAACTGCCGGCCCGGCTGGAAACCGTCGAGCGCCGGCCGCGCCGGGAAACGCGCCGCACCCGCATGGCGCGTGAACGCGACGCACCCTAG
- the dusA gene encoding tRNA dihydrouridine(20/20a) synthase DusA, whose translation MLKNQDHRVAVAPMMDWTDRHCRFFHRRLTAHALLYTEMVVADAIIHGARERLLGFDEVEHPVALQLGGSDPAKLAEAACIGEAFGYDEINLNVGCPSDRVQSGTFGACLMKVPDLVADCVAAMKAAVTVPVTVKCRIGVDEQDPEPALDALANGVFDAGADALWVHARKAWLEGLSPKENRDIPPLDYNRVYRLKAGKQSKFIGINGGIQSLEEARMHLDQVDGAMLGRAAYHTPGILSGVDAAFYGARLEAFDFAALIDAMADYAGRHIERGGRLGHVTRHMVGLFHGLPGARRYRQILSTDATRPGAGPDVMKTAFAAVEFGGAAAEAA comes from the coding sequence ATGCTGAAAAATCAAGATCATAGAGTGGCCGTGGCCCCGATGATGGACTGGACGGACCGGCATTGCCGGTTCTTCCATCGCCGGCTGACGGCACATGCCCTGCTTTACACCGAAATGGTGGTTGCCGACGCGATCATCCATGGCGCGCGCGAGCGGCTGCTTGGCTTCGATGAGGTGGAACATCCAGTCGCCCTGCAACTTGGCGGCTCGGACCCCGCAAAACTTGCCGAAGCAGCGTGCATTGGCGAGGCCTTCGGTTATGACGAGATCAATCTCAATGTCGGCTGCCCGTCCGACCGCGTCCAGTCCGGCACGTTTGGCGCCTGCCTGATGAAAGTGCCCGACCTTGTCGCCGATTGCGTCGCCGCGATGAAAGCGGCGGTGACGGTGCCGGTCACGGTCAAATGCCGGATCGGGGTCGACGAACAGGATCCGGAGCCGGCGCTCGATGCGCTGGCGAATGGGGTTTTCGATGCCGGCGCCGATGCCTTGTGGGTGCATGCACGCAAGGCGTGGCTGGAAGGTCTGAGCCCCAAGGAAAACCGCGACATCCCGCCGCTCGACTATAACAGGGTCTATCGGCTGAAGGCCGGAAAACAGAGCAAATTCATCGGCATCAATGGCGGTATTCAGTCGCTTGAAGAGGCGCGGATGCATCTCGATCAGGTCGACGGCGCCATGCTCGGCCGCGCTGCCTACCACACGCCAGGCATTCTGTCCGGTGTTGACGCCGCCTTCTACGGAGCGCGGCTGGAAGCGTTCGATTTCGCGGCGCTGATCGATGCGATGGCGGACTACGCGGGGCGCCACATCGAACGGGGCGGGCGGCTCGGCCATGTCACCCGCCATATGGTCGGGCTGTTTCACGGGCTGCCCGGCGCGCGCCGCTACCGCCAGATTCTGTCCACCGACGCGACCCGGCCCGGAGCCGGGCCTGACGTGATGAAGACGGCTTTCGCGGCTGTCGAATTCGGTGGAGCGGCCGCCGAAGCGGCCTGA
- a CDS encoding tyrosine-type recombinase/integrase: protein MATYTKLSSGSWRVQVRRKGRYVSETFLRRDDARRWATETERQVDRGETPTKSRIARLKTFGDLIDLHIDDMCDVGKSPRRSKAAALDMLRRHLGKCNLAALDRERLIRFGRDRAAQGAGPMTVGIDIGFVKLVLTHAAAVHGLPVKVEPVDFARVALTRLGLVGKGQQRDRRPTQEELDKLIDHFDANPRQIAPISQIIRFAVATAMRQEEICKVRWSDLESRSRMLLIRDRKDPRNKNGNNQRIPLFAASGYDAWAIVEEQRGRRSNDDDRIFPFNHKSVGTAFRRGCAELNIHDLHFHDLRHEGTSRLFEAGFTIEQVALVTGHKDWKMLKRYTHLKPEALHAVLANRAA, encoded by the coding sequence ATGGCCACCTACACAAAACTCTCATCCGGTTCCTGGCGCGTGCAGGTTCGTCGCAAAGGTCGCTACGTCAGCGAGACCTTCCTGCGCCGAGACGACGCACGGCGCTGGGCGACCGAAACCGAGCGCCAAGTCGATCGCGGTGAGACGCCGACCAAGTCCCGTATAGCGCGCCTGAAAACGTTCGGCGATCTCATTGACCTTCATATCGACGACATGTGCGATGTAGGCAAGTCCCCTCGCCGCTCCAAGGCCGCTGCCCTCGATATGCTCCGACGGCATCTGGGGAAGTGCAACCTCGCAGCGCTCGATCGCGAACGGCTCATTCGTTTTGGTCGCGACCGGGCCGCCCAGGGTGCCGGACCGATGACCGTCGGTATCGACATCGGCTTTGTGAAACTTGTTCTGACACACGCCGCTGCGGTCCACGGCCTGCCCGTCAAGGTCGAACCGGTTGATTTCGCGCGCGTCGCCCTAACGAGGCTCGGTCTCGTTGGCAAAGGCCAGCAGCGCGATAGACGACCGACACAGGAAGAACTCGACAAGCTAATTGATCATTTCGACGCAAACCCTCGCCAAATTGCACCGATTAGCCAGATCATTCGGTTCGCCGTCGCAACCGCGATGCGCCAGGAAGAAATCTGCAAGGTGCGTTGGTCCGACTTGGAATCTCGCTCGCGCATGCTCCTCATCCGTGACCGTAAAGATCCGCGAAACAAAAATGGCAACAATCAGCGCATACCGCTGTTTGCGGCATCTGGATACGATGCATGGGCCATTGTCGAGGAGCAGCGGGGAAGGCGCAGCAATGACGATGATCGAATTTTCCCATTTAATCATAAGTCAGTAGGCACTGCCTTCCGTCGAGGGTGCGCAGAGCTGAACATCCACGACCTTCATTTTCATGACTTGCGTCACGAAGGCACGAGCCGTCTTTTCGAAGCTGGATTCACAATTGAACAGGTAGCTCTGGTAACGGGGCACAAGGACTGGAAAATGCTAAAACGGTACACGCACCTTAAGCCCGAGGCTCTGCACGCAGTGCTGGCGAATCGTGCTGCTTAG
- a CDS encoding TIGR02281 family clan AA aspartic protease, with product MSSRLFWTVMAVIGVGVALLMLNDSAGSTLGVENYDFGRLIWLGAFGALIGAGLLRSAPLGVVARNLGTWAAIVLALIAGYQYRYELQDVASRVTAGLVPGSPLALGVEDGHATVTLDKADNGHFEARILVNGNPVRAVVDTGATSTVLTSEDAQAAGFNPAALNYTIPVSTANGIARAAAVKTDEVAIGGIVRKDMSVMVAAPGMLSQSLLGMNFIGSLSGFDVRGDRMILRD from the coding sequence ATGAGCAGCCGGCTATTCTGGACTGTGATGGCGGTGATCGGTGTGGGGGTAGCGCTTCTCATGCTCAACGATTCCGCCGGCAGCACGCTCGGCGTCGAGAATTACGATTTTGGCCGGTTGATCTGGCTTGGGGCTTTCGGTGCCCTTATCGGCGCCGGCTTGCTGCGGTCGGCTCCGCTAGGAGTGGTGGCCCGCAACCTCGGCACCTGGGCTGCCATCGTGCTCGCGCTGATCGCCGGTTATCAATATCGCTACGAACTGCAGGACGTCGCCAGCCGGGTGACCGCAGGGCTCGTTCCCGGCAGCCCGCTGGCGCTCGGCGTCGAAGACGGCCACGCCACCGTGACCCTCGACAAGGCCGACAACGGTCACTTCGAGGCGCGCATCCTGGTCAATGGCAATCCGGTGCGGGCCGTTGTCGACACCGGCGCGACCAGCACGGTCCTGACTTCGGAAGACGCGCAAGCCGCCGGCTTCAATCCGGCGGCGCTCAACTACACAATACCGGTTTCGACAGCCAACGGCATCGCGCGCGCCGCTGCGGTCAAGACAGACGAGGTGGCGATCGGCGGCATCGTGCGCAAGGATATGTCGGTGATGGTCGCCGCTCCCGGCATGCTGAGCCAAAGCCTGCTCGGCATGAACTTCATCGGTTCGCTGTCGGGCTTCGACGTGCGCGGCGACCGTATGATCCTCAGGGACTAA